From the genome of Virgibacillus proomii, one region includes:
- a CDS encoding LpxL/LpxP family acyltransferase: MSILSFNNLLHFQSIWKSIPFQTKEERKLANHFFNSIVDTEFDSNREKNQQQYVNIINKFSALKPHAEEISHAYSLFAEKRKSAWTYLSLALYHKQYDQIIEPESDRMLKMIETPHSKNRIILAPFHMGMHTMSMPLITRYFDKTTILVNSDEIDIILHWMDTYLESTFSTSTNMVPVPSHTSPLKFAKSIMRGATGIIFPEFSYGINQEEEEISFLGGTFKAPIGVYVLAKRLSAKVYPIGSIWNEKENKVRFMIGDTLDPNTLSQSTFLQNLFAQGEEWIAKYPEQWLWDHLIE, translated from the coding sequence ATGTCAATTTTAAGCTTTAATAATTTATTACATTTCCAATCTATTTGGAAAAGCATCCCCTTTCAAACAAAAGAAGAACGAAAACTAGCAAACCATTTTTTTAACAGTATCGTTGATACGGAATTCGATTCAAACAGAGAAAAAAATCAACAGCAATACGTAAATATCATAAATAAATTTTCAGCTCTAAAGCCACATGCAGAGGAAATCAGTCATGCTTATAGTTTATTTGCAGAAAAAAGAAAGTCTGCTTGGACCTACTTATCACTGGCTTTATACCATAAACAATACGATCAAATAATCGAACCAGAGAGTGATCGCATGTTAAAAATGATCGAAACACCCCATTCGAAAAACCGGATTATTTTAGCTCCTTTTCATATGGGAATGCATACCATGTCCATGCCATTAATTACACGTTACTTTGATAAAACCACTATACTCGTAAATAGTGATGAAATAGATATTATTCTTCACTGGATGGATACATACCTTGAATCAACATTCAGCACCTCTACAAATATGGTTCCTGTTCCTTCACACACAAGTCCTTTAAAATTCGCAAAATCTATTATGCGAGGAGCAACCGGCATCATCTTTCCAGAGTTTTCATATGGAATTAATCAAGAGGAAGAAGAAATAAGTTTTTTAGGAGGAACATTTAAAGCTCCAATTGGTGTTTATGTACTGGCTAAACGTCTATCAGCGAAAGTATATCCGATTGGCTCTATTTGGAATGAAAAGGAGAACAAAGTTCGTTTTATGATTGGAGATACACTTGATCCTAACACATTATCTCAGTCTACCTTCCTGCAGAATTTATTTGCACAAGGAGAAGAATGGATTGCTAAATATCCAGAGCAATGGCTTTGGGATCACTTAATTGAATAA
- a CDS encoding ThiF family adenylyltransferase, which produces MPTYWLKQPDVQVEETEHGQIICKLLNRSESIVYESMSVFIDFLNYLQQPRTFEELLLWGEQHEISKEILEETLQTLSEDKILLSGNQPWNLTGDSRLWSYLAAQTSSLDKLYESEQAWNSTRVGIIGVGGVGSRVAHELTAMGVPSLILIDHDHVSTHNLTHQSLYPKSSVGELKVTVLKEILHNRYGTLIEGLASPITQELSPHILEKLKTCSVVILCADEPSVDTLADWITPYLTKLNIPHIVGGGYHGHSTSTGTTVIPGVTGCWKCYDQLVDRKDIHSVHQHIRGISGSFNPLIQILVSFIISDTVAVITKLTKPLLVNGMGDFDLETGKFNWRSGSRNSNCEMCANIRKNLASFTS; this is translated from the coding sequence TTGCCTACATATTGGTTAAAGCAACCAGATGTTCAGGTAGAAGAAACGGAACATGGACAAATTATTTGTAAATTGTTAAATCGTTCCGAAAGCATTGTATACGAAAGTATGAGTGTATTTATTGATTTTTTAAACTACTTACAACAACCTCGTACCTTTGAAGAACTTCTGTTATGGGGAGAACAACATGAAATTTCAAAGGAAATATTAGAAGAAACGTTACAAACTCTATCAGAAGATAAAATCTTGTTATCTGGTAATCAACCTTGGAATTTAACAGGAGATAGCCGTTTATGGAGTTACCTCGCTGCACAAACATCTTCTCTTGATAAATTATATGAAAGTGAACAAGCATGGAATTCCACCCGAGTTGGAATTATTGGAGTAGGCGGCGTTGGAAGCAGAGTTGCACATGAATTAACGGCAATGGGAGTGCCTTCACTTATTCTTATTGATCATGATCACGTGAGCACTCACAACCTGACTCATCAATCGTTATATCCTAAAAGTTCTGTTGGCGAGCTAAAAGTTACCGTTTTAAAAGAAATATTACATAATAGATACGGAACGTTGATAGAGGGGCTGGCTTCCCCTATTACACAGGAGCTCTCTCCACACATCTTAGAAAAACTAAAAACTTGCTCGGTAGTAATATTATGTGCTGATGAACCTTCCGTAGATACACTGGCTGATTGGATCACTCCCTATTTAACAAAACTCAACATTCCACATATTGTTGGTGGTGGCTATCACGGTCATTCTACTAGTACAGGTACTACTGTGATTCCTGGAGTAACCGGGTGTTGGAAATGTTATGATCAGCTTGTTGACCGTAAAGATATCCATAGTGTTCATCAACATATTCGTGGTATTTCCGGTTCCTTTAACCCATTGATACAAATTCTAGTAAGCTTTATTATTTCAGACACAGTTGCTGTTATTACAAAACTAACAAAACCATTGCTTGTAAATGGAATGGGTGATTTTGATTTAGAAACTGGAAAATTCAATTGGCGATCTGGTTCACGTAATTCAAATTGTGAGATGTGTGCTAATATACGGAAGAATCTTGCTAGTTTTACATCATAG
- a CDS encoding YcxB family protein gives MFGLALCLILTPVVWKSYEYAIISRSKGILKQHKNKLGDFTLNLSEEGFTKESRNLTEKIQWDELKQLKEDGERYFLYLTDLHAITIKKEPENMNTEEMKAYQEFIKRKVNK, from the coding sequence ATGTTTGGGTTAGCACTCTGTTTAATTCTTACCCCTGTAGTATGGAAATCCTATGAGTATGCTATAATTAGTCGATCTAAAGGTATTCTTAAACAACACAAAAATAAGTTAGGTGATTTTACATTAAACTTATCCGAAGAGGGGTTCACTAAAGAATCGAGAAATTTAACTGAAAAAATTCAATGGGACGAGTTGAAACAGCTTAAAGAAGATGGGGAGCGTTATTTCTTATATCTTACTGACTTACATGCAATTACAATTAAGAAAGAACCTGAAAATATGAATACAGAAGAAATGAAGGCGTATCAAGAATTTATAAAACGAAAAGTTAACAAATAA
- a CDS encoding BglG family transcription antiterminator, which translates to MGGDKTRIIKHLILKDNVQIQELMIEFQLTKLEVRETINKINDSFSKNVIISSDQAVYMTEAAKMLCYKKIFREKGKLFSHHEFETRYNLIIIVLAVEKKYLSLLELADICLVSKNTILNDMKLIKQDLEQKEIDVDYSRKHGYVMKGSEFAIRNLLVTAVKDVLRSLAGRILLEEKNLVDSSKIFRLRKRLERVESRIGITLTDEQLDELPYIIHFVIKRAKKLDTKWSFKIEKYDIKNTVEFPEIRQMFWDYDFLTQSDLLYLSLQVLASNMVESALAITDGDEVSEATDKFIDNIEANLAMHMHRRNELKNKVLLHMRPAIYRSLLGFQINNPLTREFLDQYHEIYCVVKKSVKPFQDIIHRELSKEEIVYLCMIVLSWIYEAEETETIFKAVVLCQSGTSISKLLLVTLQAMFPEIDFIGAYSVRQFEQDGEEVDFIFTTVPINDKRATFIVPPILDSQTRIDLRNRVQGEMRNNSDPLVRSLMKVIQPYIPSQYIDVVSRKVCCLLAKQHTSKVQTDNGSDQFKFSIDNISILKESIDWEELVDISMFPLFRRNSITQHYINKTKNVFYSNYDRMLIAENVYLPHVAAKFGVKKMDFQIVVLKKPAFTPNGEEVKIVVALAPSVENDHVPTLIKLNNLFMDKNVMCQMMKEENIFTIQSILNSLGGAEDEFCKFVSEGIN; encoded by the coding sequence ATGGGAGGCGATAAAACAAGAATCATAAAACATCTGATACTAAAAGATAATGTCCAAATTCAAGAGTTAATGATTGAGTTTCAATTAACCAAGCTTGAGGTCAGAGAAACGATTAACAAGATTAACGATTCCTTTAGTAAGAATGTTATTATTTCGAGTGATCAAGCAGTTTACATGACGGAAGCGGCTAAGATGCTTTGCTATAAGAAAATTTTTCGAGAAAAAGGAAAATTATTTAGTCATCATGAATTTGAGACTCGATACAATTTAATCATTATTGTATTGGCTGTAGAGAAAAAATATTTATCCTTATTAGAATTAGCAGATATATGTTTAGTTAGTAAAAACACGATACTAAATGATATGAAATTAATTAAACAGGATTTAGAGCAGAAAGAGATTGATGTAGACTATTCTCGAAAACATGGATATGTTATGAAAGGTTCAGAGTTTGCCATACGGAATTTGCTGGTGACAGCAGTAAAAGATGTACTTCGTTCTTTAGCAGGAAGAATATTGTTAGAAGAGAAAAACCTGGTAGACAGTTCAAAAATATTCCGATTACGAAAAAGACTGGAACGAGTAGAAAGCAGGATCGGTATAACATTAACCGATGAACAATTAGATGAACTACCGTATATTATCCATTTTGTTATAAAGCGAGCGAAGAAGCTAGATACGAAGTGGTCTTTTAAAATAGAAAAATATGATATTAAAAATACGGTGGAGTTTCCTGAAATTCGGCAAATGTTTTGGGATTATGATTTTTTAACGCAAAGTGATTTGCTCTATTTATCCTTACAAGTTCTAGCTTCTAATATGGTAGAGTCAGCACTTGCTATTACAGACGGTGATGAAGTATCAGAAGCTACGGATAAATTTATTGATAATATTGAAGCAAATTTAGCGATGCATATGCATCGAAGAAATGAATTAAAGAATAAAGTGCTGCTTCATATGAGACCTGCCATCTACCGAAGTTTACTCGGTTTTCAAATCAATAATCCATTAACACGAGAATTTTTGGATCAATATCATGAAATTTACTGTGTGGTCAAAAAATCGGTTAAGCCTTTTCAGGATATTATTCACAGAGAGCTGTCTAAAGAAGAAATTGTTTATCTGTGTATGATCGTTTTAAGTTGGATTTATGAAGCAGAGGAAACGGAAACGATATTCAAAGCAGTAGTGCTATGCCAAAGTGGAACATCTATTTCTAAATTATTATTAGTTACATTGCAAGCTATGTTTCCAGAAATAGACTTTATTGGTGCATATTCAGTAAGGCAGTTTGAGCAAGATGGGGAAGAAGTTGATTTTATCTTCACAACAGTTCCAATCAACGATAAAAGAGCAACGTTTATTGTTCCGCCAATATTGGATAGCCAAACTCGGATAGATTTAAGAAATCGAGTTCAAGGTGAGATGAGAAACAACAGCGATCCGTTAGTACGATCACTTATGAAGGTCATTCAGCCATATATTCCAAGTCAATACATCGATGTTGTCTCAAGAAAAGTATGTTGTTTGTTAGCAAAGCAACATACTTCAAAAGTACAAACAGATAATGGATCAGACCAATTTAAATTTTCCATTGATAATATAAGTATCCTAAAAGAAAGCATCGATTGGGAAGAACTCGTTGATATCTCAATGTTTCCTCTTTTTAGAAGAAACAGTATTACACAACATTATATAAATAAAACAAAGAACGTTTTTTATAGCAATTATGATCGAATGTTGATTGCTGAAAATGTTTATTTGCCTCATGTGGCTGCTAAGTTTGGGGTAAAGAAAATGGATTTTCAAATCGTCGTTTTAAAAAAACCAGCTTTTACACCTAATGGGGAAGAAGTAAAGATTGTTGTAGCCTTAGCTCCTTCTGTTGAAAATGATCATGTACCAACTTTAATTAAACTAAATAATCTGTTTATGGATAAAAACGTCATGTGTCAAATGATGAAGGAAGAAAATATATTCACCATCCAGAGCATTCTTAACAGTCTAGGAGGAGCAGAAGATGAATTTTGCAAATTTGTTTCAGAAGGAATTAATTAA
- a CDS encoding PTS sugar transporter subunit IIA produces MNFANLFQKELIKLHAEFNSTDEMFEVLSNDLIENGYAETSFKQAIIEREKEFPTGLSTETVQLAIPHTDTKHIKKPFIYVVKLNQPLRFLQMATTDTWLDINIIFMLGIKEPSKQVGLLSLIIDKFKDEQFVNTFHSITSEEELLAILQEQFRSEDE; encoded by the coding sequence ATGAATTTTGCAAATTTGTTTCAGAAGGAATTAATTAAACTACATGCTGAATTTAATTCAACAGATGAAATGTTTGAAGTGCTTAGTAATGATTTAATAGAAAACGGTTACGCAGAGACTTCCTTTAAACAAGCGATTATTGAAAGAGAAAAAGAGTTTCCAACAGGCCTGTCTACGGAAACGGTACAATTGGCAATTCCGCATACAGATACAAAACATATTAAAAAGCCATTTATATACGTTGTTAAACTAAATCAGCCATTGCGATTTTTACAAATGGCGACGACAGATACATGGCTTGATATAAATATCATATTTATGCTTGGAATAAAAGAGCCGTCAAAACAAGTTGGGCTGCTTTCATTAATTATAGATAAGTTCAAGGATGAGCAATTCGTGAACACGTTTCATTCTATTACATCCGAAGAAGAATTGCTGGCAATACTACAAGAACAATTTAGGAGTGAAGATGAATGA
- a CDS encoding PTS sugar transporter subunit IIB, with amino-acid sequence MKKVIVACGSGVATSQTVASKVKSILEEKGVRASVEAVDIKSLDQYIKTSDVYISITKNTKEYDIPTLNGIAFLTGMGMEEETQKLLDALK; translated from the coding sequence ATGAAAAAAGTAATTGTAGCCTGTGGTTCAGGTGTAGCTACAAGTCAAACAGTAGCATCGAAAGTGAAATCAATACTTGAAGAAAAAGGTGTTCGTGCAAGTGTAGAAGCAGTTGATATTAAGTCATTAGATCAATATATAAAAACGAGTGATGTTTATATTTCAATCACAAAAAATACAAAAGAATATGATATTCCTACTCTAAATGGAATAGCTTTCTTGACCGGTATGGGAATGGAAGAAGAAACACAAAAACTACTCGATGCGCTAAAGTAA
- a CDS encoding PTS galactitol transporter subunit IIC: MDLLKTIFSYILDLGASVFVPAVMLLIGIFVKMKFKNALSAAITLGVAFLGMNLVIGFMLDALTPAAQALAERTGIELTAVDGGWTTAASLSWAWPYAFLLFPIQLVINGVMLLLNKTKTLNVDLWNVWGKIFTAVLIYGVTGSMYIALIGSAIVVVLELVFADLNQKQIETLTNIPGVTSSHNFFLIGTLLMPIDWLLRKFKVFNRDMDASALKDKIGIFAENHVMGFIIGFLLGLAAGYSVADSLILSMQAAAALTLFPMVAKLFMQALSPLSEAINDYMKKRFKDREIFIGLDWPILAGSSEAWVVMTILVPITLFFAFILPGNAVLPFAGILNIGLAVPALIVTGGNLLRMLVICTITTPVFLYAATYFADIMTNLAHSTKAVELEAGQQITWSTVEYPAFRYILTELGSFSMVGIGLAVVWALGFILYRKEMLKRTEELKVEK; encoded by the coding sequence ATGGACCTGCTAAAAACAATATTTTCATATATTTTAGATTTAGGTGCTTCTGTATTTGTTCCTGCAGTTATGTTGTTAATTGGAATATTTGTAAAAATGAAATTTAAAAATGCTTTAAGTGCAGCAATTACTTTAGGAGTCGCCTTTTTAGGAATGAACCTTGTGATTGGCTTTATGCTTGATGCTTTAACACCAGCGGCTCAAGCTTTAGCAGAGCGAACAGGGATTGAATTAACAGCTGTTGATGGTGGTTGGACAACTGCTGCTTCATTATCCTGGGCTTGGCCATATGCTTTTCTACTGTTTCCTATTCAGCTTGTCATTAATGGAGTGATGCTTCTATTAAATAAAACAAAGACATTGAATGTCGACTTGTGGAATGTATGGGGAAAAATTTTCACAGCTGTACTTATTTATGGTGTAACCGGAAGCATGTATATCGCCCTCATTGGTTCAGCAATTGTAGTTGTACTTGAATTGGTATTTGCTGATTTGAATCAAAAACAGATCGAGACGTTAACAAATATTCCAGGTGTTACAAGTTCCCATAACTTTTTCTTAATTGGTACATTATTAATGCCGATTGATTGGCTCTTAAGAAAATTTAAAGTATTTAATAGAGATATGGATGCAAGTGCATTAAAAGATAAAATTGGTATTTTTGCTGAAAATCATGTAATGGGTTTTATTATCGGGTTTCTTTTGGGCTTGGCAGCAGGCTATTCAGTAGCTGATTCACTAATTTTGTCGATGCAAGCAGCTGCCGCATTAACGTTATTCCCAATGGTAGCTAAATTATTTATGCAAGCGCTATCCCCGTTATCAGAAGCCATTAATGATTATATGAAAAAACGCTTTAAAGATCGGGAAATATTTATTGGACTTGATTGGCCGATATTAGCTGGATCAAGTGAGGCATGGGTTGTGATGACGATTCTGGTTCCGATTACGTTATTCTTTGCCTTTATATTACCAGGAAATGCAGTACTTCCATTTGCGGGAATTCTAAATATTGGGCTTGCTGTACCGGCATTAATTGTAACCGGTGGTAATTTGTTACGAATGCTGGTGATCTGTACGATTACCACGCCGGTGTTCCTATATGCCGCAACGTATTTTGCCGATATTATGACAAACCTAGCACATTCAACAAAAGCGGTTGAATTAGAAGCAGGTCAGCAAATCACCTGGAGTACGGTTGAATACCCTGCATTTAGATATATTTTAACGGAGCTTGGGAGTTTCAGCATGGTAGGAATTGGATTGGCTGTTGTATGGGCGTTAGGATTTATCCTGTACCGGAAAGAAATGTTAAAACGGACGGAAGAACTAAAGGTAGAAAAATAG
- a CDS encoding 1-phosphofructokinase family hexose kinase: MNEVSLYTITLNPAIDRLLYLNEKLERRKSNRITEVSYDIGGKGTHASYVMSKLGVKNLALGLAGSRNIDKFKQILSEKNMEHDFTIIDGRTTRECYIMIEPEQVSAGSIMLTEKGFHVEEADIKRLFERIKARVKAEDMVLIAGSLPTNFTIDNLRQLLRILKEIGCFIACDLSGEAIKLAVKMKVDFIKPNEFELKQLKASHESLFDTVKRLNQDIDYVVTSLGEKGSYCGYDRKIYRVIPPKVKEVNDTGAGDCFVGAFLAGLANQLSIEEIVKLASGCAASKVMNKDSSTFDVKTAMELKQQVKITQL, from the coding sequence TTGAATGAAGTTTCACTTTATACAATAACATTAAATCCAGCTATTGATCGATTATTATACTTGAATGAAAAATTGGAAAGAAGAAAAAGCAATCGAATTACGGAAGTTTCTTATGATATTGGCGGAAAAGGAACCCATGCTTCTTACGTTATGTCGAAATTAGGAGTAAAAAACCTAGCTCTAGGATTGGCAGGGAGTCGGAATATAGATAAGTTTAAACAGATTTTAAGTGAAAAAAACATGGAACATGACTTCACGATTATAGATGGTAGAACCACCAGGGAATGCTATATCATGATAGAACCGGAGCAAGTCTCAGCCGGCTCTATCATGTTGACAGAAAAAGGATTTCATGTAGAAGAAGCTGATATAAAGCGACTTTTTGAAAGGATAAAAGCCAGAGTGAAAGCGGAAGATATGGTATTAATCGCCGGTTCATTACCAACTAATTTCACGATCGATAATTTAAGACAATTATTACGTATTTTAAAAGAAATTGGTTGTTTTATTGCTTGTGACTTATCTGGTGAGGCAATTAAATTAGCTGTCAAAATGAAGGTAGATTTTATTAAACCAAATGAATTTGAATTAAAGCAGCTAAAAGCTTCTCATGAAAGTTTATTCGATACAGTAAAAAGACTAAACCAAGACATTGATTATGTAGTTACTTCGTTAGGCGAAAAAGGCAGCTACTGTGGGTATGATAGAAAGATCTATCGTGTCATTCCACCTAAGGTAAAAGAAGTAAACGATACTGGTGCTGGGGATTGCTTTGTAGGTGCCTTTTTAGCTGGGCTGGCGAATCAGCTTTCGATAGAAGAAATAGTAAAGCTGGCTAGTGGTTGTGCTGCAAGTAAAGTGATGAACAAGGATAGTTCAACGTTTGATGTGAAGACGGCAATGGAGTTAAAGCAACAAGTAAAAATCACTCAACTATAA
- a CDS encoding class II aldolase/adducin family protein, giving the protein MLYQEEREQLAEIVKKMFSRYETNTAGGNVSVRINDQHIIMTPTHMSQKYHCDISPYQVLVVDMDENIVEGDGRITREINMHMACYKHNREIGCVLHAHALQSMFFATMGIDMPNLTEATQKFGNIPCLDFAPATSKELAEKVKHYLENKALESVINAILLNKHGVLITDTNLIKAYDNLGRLEYNAYIAEKALLFDKLGICKIENKELNYNVDE; this is encoded by the coding sequence TTGTTATATCAAGAGGAAAGAGAACAGTTGGCTGAGATTGTGAAAAAAATGTTCTCTCGATATGAGACGAATACAGCTGGGGGAAATGTTAGTGTCAGGATAAATGATCAACATATTATTATGACACCAACCCATATGTCGCAAAAATACCATTGTGATATATCCCCGTACCAAGTTTTAGTGGTGGATATGGATGAAAATATAGTTGAAGGTGATGGCAGAATTACAAGAGAAATTAATATGCATATGGCATGCTATAAACATAATCGAGAGATTGGCTGTGTACTCCATGCACATGCACTTCAGTCAATGTTTTTTGCAACGATGGGGATAGATATGCCCAATTTAACAGAAGCTACGCAAAAATTTGGGAATATTCCATGTCTGGATTTTGCTCCTGCAACTTCGAAAGAATTAGCTGAAAAAGTGAAACATTATTTGGAGAATAAAGCCTTAGAATCTGTAATTAACGCCATTTTATTGAATAAGCATGGGGTGTTAATAACAGATACAAATTTAATAAAAGCTTATGATAATCTGGGGCGTCTGGAATACAACGCATACATTGCCGAAAAAGCGTTACTGTTTGATAAGTTAGGCATTTGTAAGATTGAAAATAAAGAGCTGAATTATAACGTAGATGAATAA
- a CDS encoding L-fuculose-phosphate aldolase, whose translation MKYLKEERKQIVEYGKKLIDSGLTVGTGGNISIFDKESGLMGITPSGIEYHNLTEEDVIIMDLYGNVVEGELRPSSEHQMHSIVYKNRYDAVAMIHTHALYSTTISCLNVDLPAIDYLVAHSGGKNIRCANYATYGTNELAENALEAMKDRKAVLLANHGINVVGSSLAEAYAITEQLEFCARLYWQAKAIGNPVILSDEEMTMMVERFKDYGQPQTNE comes from the coding sequence ATGAAATATTTAAAAGAAGAGAGAAAACAGATTGTTGAATATGGAAAGAAATTAATCGATTCTGGGCTAACCGTTGGCACCGGTGGAAATATTAGTATTTTTGATAAAGAGTCAGGGCTTATGGGAATTACACCAAGCGGGATTGAATATCATAATTTAACTGAGGAAGATGTCATCATTATGGATTTATATGGTAATGTGGTTGAGGGGGAGCTAAGACCATCCAGTGAACATCAAATGCATTCCATTGTCTATAAAAATAGATATGATGCAGTTGCTATGATTCATACGCATGCTTTGTATTCCACAACGATTTCTTGCTTGAATGTTGATTTACCGGCTATTGATTATCTTGTTGCTCATAGTGGAGGAAAAAATATCCGTTGTGCTAATTACGCAACATATGGCACAAACGAATTAGCTGAGAATGCGCTGGAAGCAATGAAAGATAGAAAAGCAGTATTATTAGCCAATCATGGAATCAATGTAGTCGGCAGTTCTCTTGCAGAAGCTTATGCAATTACAGAGCAGTTGGAATTTTGTGCCCGCTTGTACTGGCAAGCAAAAGCAATCGGGAATCCAGTCATCTTATCAGATGAAGAAATGACGATGATGGTGGAACGCTTTAAGGATTATGGACAACCGCAAACAAACGAATAG
- a CDS encoding helix-turn-helix domain-containing protein, with protein sequence MCRVLIASPVETDRAFLKQIFAEHFFNVTFLEDALSAEEAYKRSLDNQLDMLILDISGSSDEIFQYKTNIVKQHPNIKVILLDKEANFKHIQTAIRCAAIDYIVKPLDEEECKSAIHRAILALNQVSLLHYERKSITDTVKESANQMMQYVHEYFNEEINLETLARFMHLNKSYVSRFFKETVGMTFSSYLRHYRIEQAKKLLRTSELTITEVAEEVGYPDLTYFSRIFKKETNYTPNEFKQIFQGEHTPADFAFVEGE encoded by the coding sequence ATGTGTCGTGTTTTAATAGCCAGTCCTGTAGAAACAGATCGTGCTTTTTTAAAACAAATATTTGCTGAGCATTTTTTTAATGTTACTTTTCTTGAGGACGCTTTATCGGCTGAAGAAGCATACAAACGTTCATTAGATAATCAGCTTGATATGTTAATCCTTGATATTAGTGGATCAAGCGATGAAATATTTCAATATAAAACAAATATTGTAAAACAACATCCGAATATTAAAGTAATCCTGCTTGACAAAGAGGCGAATTTTAAACATATTCAAACTGCAATACGCTGTGCTGCCATTGACTATATCGTTAAGCCATTAGATGAAGAAGAGTGTAAGTCGGCAATTCATCGTGCCATTTTAGCATTAAATCAGGTTTCTTTACTTCATTACGAGCGAAAATCAATTACAGATACAGTCAAAGAAAGCGCCAATCAGATGATGCAGTATGTTCATGAATATTTTAATGAGGAAATTAATTTAGAAACATTGGCACGCTTCATGCATTTAAATAAAAGCTATGTTAGCCGTTTTTTTAAAGAAACGGTTGGTATGACGTTTAGTAGTTACTTACGTCATTACCGAATAGAACAAGCAAAAAAACTATTGCGGACATCTGAATTAACCATCACCGAAGTTGCCGAGGAAGTTGGTTATCCGGATCTCACCTATTTTAGCCGTATTTTTAAAAAAGAAACCAACTACACGCCTAATGAATTTAAACAAATATTTCAAGGAGAACATACCCCCGCTGACTTTGCCTTTGTCGAAGGAGAGTAA